Proteins encoded within one genomic window of Brenneria nigrifluens DSM 30175 = ATCC 13028:
- a CDS encoding glutathione ABC transporter substrate-binding protein produces the protein MKPFVRRSAVALGLSLCLAAVAQAQDLRISIYADITGLDPHDTSDTLSYSIQSGIFERLFQFDNKMKLEPRLATGYTSNDNATEFVVTLREGIAFQDGAPFNADAVKANLDRLADQSKGLKRNSLFNMVKSVTVLSPTQVKIELNKSFGAFINTLAHPSAVMHSPEALKKYPDEAQLRVHPVGTGPFTFSAWQQGKDVKLVKFDNYWQKGWPKVDSVTFYPAPEDSTRVASLKSGQVDAAYPLPSDLIKTVQNDSKLTIQRDPSIYQFWLAINNLRPPLNDIRVRQALNYAINRDIWLKVGFAGMGKPATSAMAPDVQFFASQSEPNYAYNPEKARALLKEAGYANGLSLKLWTTNRTDYIRSAQFFKQQLEQVGIKITVTPMDSGTRNAKLFGVKDPKQAEFDLFYNGWSPSTGDADWALRPLFATESWVPTAYNVSYYSNAATDSAITAGLATADAGKRAAAYADAQRQIWRDAPVVFLGTPDNLVGKAKNLSGVYMLADGSLVFDRAEFK, from the coding sequence ATGAAGCCATTCGTTCGCCGGTCCGCGGTTGCCTTAGGGCTATCACTGTGTCTGGCTGCCGTTGCTCAGGCGCAGGATCTGCGCATTTCCATCTACGCCGATATTACCGGCCTGGATCCGCACGACACCTCGGATACGCTGAGCTATTCCATTCAGAGCGGCATCTTTGAACGCCTGTTTCAGTTCGACAACAAAATGAAACTGGAACCGCGGCTGGCCACCGGCTACACCAGCAACGACAACGCCACCGAGTTTGTCGTCACGCTGCGCGAAGGGATCGCCTTTCAGGACGGCGCGCCGTTCAACGCCGATGCGGTAAAAGCCAACCTCGACCGCCTCGCCGACCAGAGCAAAGGTTTAAAGCGCAACAGCCTGTTTAACATGGTGAAAAGCGTGACCGTACTGTCGCCGACCCAGGTCAAAATCGAGCTGAACAAATCCTTCGGCGCTTTCATAAATACGTTGGCCCACCCGTCGGCGGTGATGCACAGCCCGGAAGCGTTGAAAAAATATCCCGACGAGGCGCAGCTGCGCGTGCATCCGGTGGGCACCGGCCCGTTCACCTTCAGCGCCTGGCAGCAGGGAAAAGACGTCAAGCTGGTGAAATTCGACAACTACTGGCAAAAAGGCTGGCCGAAAGTGGACAGCGTGACCTTCTATCCGGCGCCGGAAGATTCAACCCGCGTGGCGTCGCTGAAGTCCGGCCAGGTGGATGCGGCCTATCCGCTGCCGTCCGATCTGATCAAAACCGTGCAGAACGACAGCAAGCTGACGATCCAGCGCGACCCGAGCATTTATCAGTTCTGGCTGGCGATCAACAACCTGCGTCCGCCGCTTAACGATATCCGCGTGCGCCAGGCGCTTAACTACGCCATCAACCGCGATATCTGGCTTAAAGTCGGTTTCGCCGGCATGGGCAAGCCCGCCACCTCCGCCATGGCGCCGGACGTACAGTTCTTCGCCTCGCAGAGCGAGCCGAACTACGCCTATAACCCGGAGAAAGCCAGGGCGCTACTGAAAGAGGCGGGCTACGCCAACGGCCTGAGCCTGAAACTGTGGACCACCAACCGCACCGACTATATCCGCAGCGCGCAGTTCTTCAAGCAGCAGCTTGAGCAGGTCGGCATCAAGATCACGGTAACGCCGATGGATTCCGGTACGCGCAACGCCAAACTGTTCGGCGTGAAAGATCCCAAGCAGGCGGAGTTCGATCTGTTCTACAACGGCTGGTCGCCCTCCACCGGCGACGCCGACTGGGCGCTGCGCCCGCTGTTCGCCACCGAGTCCTGGGTGCCGACCGCCTATAACGTCTCTTACTACAGCAATGCGGCGACCGATAGCGCCATTACCGCCGGCCTGGCGACCGCCGACGCAGGCAAACGCGCCGCCGCGTATGCCGACGCCCAGCGCCAAATCTGGCGCGATGCCCCTGTGGTCTTTTTAGGCACGCCGGACAATCTGGTGGGGAAAGCGAAGAACCTGTCCGGCGTTTACATGCTGGCCGACGGCTCGCTGGTCTTCGATCGGGCGGAATTCAAGTAA
- the rph gene encoding ribonuclease PH has product MRPTGRNAQQVRPLKLTRHYTKHAEGSVLVEFGDTKVLCNATVEEGVPRFLKGQGQGWVTAEYGMLPRATHSRNAREAAKGKQGGRTLEIQRLIARSLRAAIDLKALGEYTITLDCDVLQADGGTRTASITGACVALADALNSMVAKGKLKKNPLKGMVAAVSVGIVNGEAVCDLEYVEDSAAETDMNVVMTEDGRMIEVQGTAEGEPFTHEELLSLLALARAGIENIIRAQKAALAD; this is encoded by the coding sequence ATGCGCCCTACAGGCCGAAATGCACAGCAAGTACGCCCCCTGAAATTAACCCGTCATTACACAAAACATGCCGAAGGGTCCGTTTTGGTTGAGTTCGGCGATACCAAGGTTTTATGTAATGCCACGGTTGAAGAGGGCGTGCCGCGCTTTCTGAAAGGGCAAGGCCAGGGCTGGGTCACCGCCGAATATGGCATGTTGCCGCGCGCCACGCACAGCCGTAACGCGCGTGAAGCGGCAAAAGGCAAGCAGGGCGGGCGCACGCTGGAGATCCAACGCCTGATTGCCCGCTCGCTGCGGGCGGCCATCGATCTTAAAGCGCTGGGCGAGTACACCATTACGCTGGATTGCGATGTATTGCAGGCGGACGGCGGCACGCGTACCGCGTCGATTACCGGTGCCTGCGTGGCGCTGGCCGATGCGTTGAACAGCATGGTCGCCAAGGGCAAGTTGAAGAAAAATCCGCTGAAAGGCATGGTGGCGGCGGTTTCCGTCGGCATCGTCAACGGCGAGGCGGTTTGCGATCTGGAATATGTGGAGGATTCCGCCGCGGAAACCGATATGAACGTGGTGATGACCGAAGACGGCCGCATGATTGAAGTGCAGGGCACCGCCGAAGGCGAGCCTTTCACCCACGAAGAGCTGCTGTCGCTGCTGGCGTTGGCGCGCGCGGGGATTGAGAATATTATCCGCGCGCAGAAGGCCGCGCTGGCGGATTGA
- the pyrE gene encoding orotate phosphoribosyltransferase, which translates to MKAYQRQFIEFALSKQVLKFGEFTLKSGRISPYFFNAGLFNTGRDLALLGRFYAEALVDSGIDFDLLFGPAYKGIPIATTTAVALAEHHERDLPYCFNRKEAKDHGEGGSLVGSPLQGRVMLVDDVITAGTAIRESMEIIAAHGATLAGIMIALDRQERGRAEISAIQEVERDYQCKVISIITLRDLVAYLAEKPEMAAHLTAVQEYRRQYGI; encoded by the coding sequence ATGAAAGCCTATCAGCGCCAGTTTATTGAATTTGCGCTTAGCAAACAGGTATTGAAATTCGGTGAATTTACCCTGAAATCAGGACGTATAAGCCCTTATTTCTTTAATGCCGGATTATTTAATACCGGGCGCGACCTGGCGTTGCTGGGGCGTTTTTATGCTGAGGCGCTGGTGGATTCAGGCATTGATTTCGATCTGTTGTTCGGCCCGGCCTACAAAGGCATTCCGATCGCCACCACCACGGCGGTGGCGCTGGCGGAACATCACGAGCGCGATCTCCCTTACTGTTTTAACCGCAAAGAAGCCAAAGATCACGGCGAGGGCGGCAGCCTGGTGGGCAGTCCGCTCCAGGGACGGGTTATGCTGGTTGACGACGTTATCACCGCTGGTACGGCGATCCGCGAATCAATGGAAATCATTGCGGCTCACGGCGCCACATTGGCCGGGATCATGATTGCGCTGGATCGTCAGGAGCGCGGGCGCGCCGAGATTTCGGCTATTCAGGAAGTAGAACGTGATTATCAGTGTAAGGTGATCTCCATCATTACGCTGCGGGATCTGGTCGCCTATCTGGCGGAAAAACCGGAAATGGCCGCACACCTGACGGCGGTGCAGGAATATCGTCGGCAATACGGTATTTAA
- a CDS encoding ABC transporter ATP-binding protein — MTDITQTGAIAATAPANAPLPVLEINDLSVSFSGRSGKHPALKGISFTLNKGEVVAVVGESGSGKSVTSLSVMGLLADSASIEGGVISFTARDGQRHDLLNMRADRRRQLRGSEMAMIFQEPMTSLNPVLKIGDQLTEALCDHRICDRGAAENKARELLRKVRIADVERVMNSYPHSLSGGMRQRVMIAQALACDPQLLIADEPTTALDVTVQARILQILRDLQRQSDMAVLFITHDMGVVAEIADRVVVMYRGEVVEHGDVAQIFAAPRHPYTQSLLAAVPRLGDMRDSAWPKRFPLLGQSADQDESAQVTARYDTDPLLDIRGLRVYYPVRSGLFSSITHHVHAVEQIDFNVWPGETLAIVGESGCGKSTTGRALLRLVQSEAESIHFQGREIALMKDKAFQPLRREIQMVFQDPYASLNPRLTVGFTIAEPLLLHGLAKSLEEATPQVQALLKSVGLLPEHARRYPHEFSGGQRQRIAIARAMALQPQVIIADEAVSALDVSIQAQVVNLMMDLQKKTGVSWIFISHDMAVVERIANRVAVMYLGQIVEIGPRQSVFNTPQHPYTRRLLASVPIADPARRGERQLDDSEIPSPLRKAGEIVAKTRYRQVAPHHWVADVESAA, encoded by the coding sequence ATGACGGATATCACGCAAACGGGCGCTATCGCCGCCACCGCGCCTGCCAACGCCCCCCTACCGGTGCTGGAAATCAACGATCTGAGCGTCAGCTTCAGCGGGCGTTCAGGCAAGCATCCGGCGCTGAAAGGCATCTCATTCACCCTGAATAAGGGCGAGGTAGTGGCGGTGGTGGGGGAGAGCGGTTCCGGCAAATCCGTCACCTCGCTCAGCGTAATGGGGCTGCTGGCCGACTCCGCCAGCATTGAAGGCGGCGTTATCTCCTTTACCGCCCGCGACGGGCAGCGGCATGACCTGCTGAATATGCGGGCCGATCGGCGCCGTCAGCTGCGCGGCAGTGAAATGGCGATGATCTTCCAGGAGCCGATGACGTCGCTGAACCCGGTGCTGAAGATCGGCGATCAGTTGACGGAAGCCTTATGCGATCACCGTATTTGCGACCGCGGCGCCGCGGAGAATAAGGCGCGCGAACTGCTGCGCAAGGTGCGCATCGCCGACGTCGAGCGGGTAATGAACAGTTATCCCCACTCGCTTTCCGGCGGCATGCGCCAGCGGGTGATGATCGCTCAGGCGCTGGCCTGCGACCCGCAATTGCTGATTGCCGACGAACCCACCACCGCGCTGGACGTCACCGTTCAGGCGCGCATCCTGCAAATTCTGCGCGACCTGCAACGGCAAAGCGATATGGCGGTGCTGTTTATCACCCACGATATGGGCGTGGTGGCGGAAATCGCCGACCGCGTGGTGGTGATGTATCGCGGCGAAGTGGTGGAGCACGGCGACGTCGCACAAATTTTTGCCGCGCCGCGCCACCCGTATACCCAATCCCTGCTGGCGGCCGTGCCCAGGCTGGGCGATATGCGCGACAGCGCCTGGCCTAAACGCTTCCCGTTGCTCGGCCAAAGCGCCGACCAGGACGAAAGCGCCCAGGTGACCGCCCGTTATGATACCGATCCCCTGCTGGATATTCGCGGTCTGCGCGTCTATTACCCGGTGCGCAGCGGCCTGTTTTCCTCCATAACCCACCATGTGCACGCGGTGGAACAGATTGATTTTAACGTCTGGCCGGGCGAAACGCTGGCCATCGTCGGGGAAAGCGGCTGTGGTAAATCCACCACAGGACGGGCATTGCTGCGCCTGGTGCAGAGCGAGGCGGAAAGCATCCATTTTCAGGGACGGGAAATCGCCCTGATGAAGGATAAAGCGTTCCAACCGCTGCGCCGTGAAATACAGATGGTATTTCAGGATCCCTACGCCTCGCTGAATCCGCGCCTCACGGTGGGATTTACCATCGCCGAACCGCTACTGCTGCACGGGCTGGCGAAATCACTGGAAGAGGCCACGCCGCAGGTGCAGGCGTTGCTGAAAAGCGTCGGCCTGCTGCCGGAACACGCCCGCCGTTATCCTCACGAATTCTCCGGCGGCCAGCGGCAGCGTATCGCCATCGCCCGCGCCATGGCGCTGCAACCGCAGGTGATCATCGCCGATGAGGCCGTTTCCGCCCTGGACGTCTCCATTCAGGCCCAGGTGGTGAACCTGATGATGGATTTGCAAAAGAAAACCGGCGTGTCGTGGATTTTTATTTCTCACGATATGGCCGTCGTCGAGCGTATCGCCAATCGGGTGGCGGTGATGTATCTCGGGCAAATTGTGGAAATCGGACCGCGTCAGAGCGTATTCAATACGCCGCAGCATCCCTACACCCGTCGCCTGCTGGCGTCGGTGCCCATCGCCGATCCCGCCCGACGCGGGGAGCGCCAGCTTGACGACAGTGAAATTCCCTCTCCGCTGCGCAAGGCGGGCGAGATCGTGGCCAAAACGCGCTATCGACAGGTGGCGCCGCATCATTGGGTCGCGGACGTTGAATCCGCGGCCTGA
- a CDS encoding DUF3574 domain-containing protein: MKTGSGLSALALAFVLAGCVSPGKPTESAAARCVTGESMMQTTLYFGLNRPDGPAISAGEWQAFVDGEVTPRFTEGLSVFDAKGQWLGNDGVLARENSKALLLIHAADAANETKIEALRSGYKQRFRQDSVMRVDAPVCVAF; this comes from the coding sequence ATGAAAACAGGCAGCGGACTTTCCGCGTTGGCATTGGCTTTTGTACTGGCGGGCTGCGTCTCGCCGGGTAAACCCACGGAGTCGGCCGCGGCCCGGTGCGTAACCGGCGAGAGCATGATGCAAACCACTCTCTATTTTGGCCTCAACCGTCCCGACGGCCCGGCGATTAGCGCCGGTGAATGGCAGGCTTTCGTCGACGGCGAGGTGACGCCGCGTTTTACCGAGGGGCTATCGGTATTTGACGCCAAAGGGCAATGGCTGGGCAACGATGGCGTGCTGGCGCGGGAAAACAGCAAGGCGTTGCTGCTGATCCACGCGGCGGATGCGGCGAACGAAACGAAAATCGAGGCGCTGCGTTCAGGGTATAAACAGCGCTTCCGCCAGGATTCGGTGATGCGCGTCGATGCGCCGGTCTGCGTCGCGTTTTGA
- the dgcA gene encoding N-acetyl-D-Glu racemase DgcA, with the protein MRHMQIESVNLPLARPFTLSSGTRRAVDVVRVTLEERGFIGQGECTPTARFGESAHSVCRQLQAITAAVENGLSIEQLQNRLPPGAARNALDCALWRLKAALEKRTLWQCLGIQPPASVICAESLSLDGAEPMAAAAADAVSRGAMLLKIKLDGDRVVEKVAAIRDAAPEATLMIDANEAWSGLDLDSLLRTLTRYRIAVVEQPLPTGKDEQLASFIHPIPVCADESCRHSGDIAALRNRYEMINIKLDKCGGLTDALAMMEEAAFCGFQLMAGCMLGSSMAMEAALPIATTAQHVDLDGPIWLAADSSPYLTYNLGRIWL; encoded by the coding sequence ATGCGCCATATGCAAATAGAATCCGTCAACCTGCCGTTGGCGCGCCCATTCACCCTTTCCAGCGGCACCCGCCGCGCCGTCGACGTCGTTCGGGTTACGCTGGAAGAACGGGGATTCATCGGACAGGGCGAATGCACCCCAACCGCCCGTTTCGGCGAATCCGCCCACAGCGTGTGCCGCCAGCTGCAAGCGATAACCGCCGCGGTGGAAAACGGTCTCAGTATAGAACAACTGCAAAACCGCCTGCCGCCCGGCGCGGCGCGCAACGCGCTTGACTGCGCGCTGTGGCGGCTCAAGGCCGCCCTGGAAAAACGCACCCTGTGGCAATGTCTCGGCATTCAGCCGCCCGCCTCGGTCATCTGCGCGGAATCGCTCTCGCTCGACGGCGCGGAACCGATGGCCGCCGCGGCCGCGGACGCCGTTTCCCGCGGCGCCATGCTGCTGAAAATCAAACTGGACGGCGATCGGGTTGTGGAGAAAGTCGCCGCCATTCGCGACGCCGCCCCCGAGGCCACGCTGATGATTGACGCCAACGAAGCCTGGAGCGGCCTCGACCTCGACAGCCTGTTGCGCACGCTGACCCGCTATCGCATCGCCGTGGTGGAGCAACCGCTGCCGACGGGAAAAGACGAACAACTGGCGAGCTTTATCCATCCTATTCCGGTTTGCGCTGATGAGAGCTGCCGACATAGCGGCGACATCGCCGCGCTGCGTAACCGCTACGAGATGATCAACATCAAGCTGGATAAGTGCGGCGGCCTGACCGACGCGCTGGCGATGATGGAAGAGGCGGCGTTCTGCGGCTTTCAGCTGATGGCCGGCTGCATGCTCGGCTCCTCCATGGCGATGGAGGCCGCCCTGCCGATCGCCACCACCGCGCAACACGTCGACCTCGACGGCCCCATCTGGCTGGCGGCGGACAGTTCGCCTTACCTGACGTACAACCTCGGCCGTATCTGGCTATGA
- a CDS encoding M55 family metallopeptidase, translated as MKIFISADIEGIAGVMRPEQCSPGTAEYQLARGLMEQEVNAAIDGAFAGGATDVVVADSHAAMVNLRAENIDPRARLVQGKPRGLSMVEGLEQQQYDGMMFIGYHSAAGEAGVLAHTINGRAFYRVRINGEVMAESDIYAAAGAERDTPLWLVSGDDQLQQWIARHYPAAAYACVKRAISQHAAESLSPEAARRIIHQSAMNAVQTAHKKVASRIQAPYHLELMTAKPVLADLFCLIPGIVRQDAVTVSYNAQGMAELISLLSAFSYLATTQN; from the coding sequence ATGAAAATTTTCATTTCGGCAGATATTGAGGGGATCGCCGGGGTTATGCGTCCGGAACAGTGCAGCCCCGGCACGGCGGAATATCAGCTTGCCCGCGGCCTGATGGAGCAGGAAGTGAATGCCGCCATCGACGGCGCCTTTGCCGGCGGCGCAACCGACGTCGTCGTGGCGGACAGCCATGCGGCGATGGTCAATCTCCGGGCTGAGAATATCGATCCCCGCGCCCGGCTGGTGCAAGGTAAGCCGCGTGGTTTATCCATGGTAGAAGGGCTGGAACAGCAGCAGTATGACGGGATGATGTTTATTGGTTATCACAGCGCCGCCGGAGAGGCAGGCGTGCTGGCCCATACCATCAATGGCCGCGCCTTTTACCGGGTGCGCATCAACGGTGAAGTGATGGCCGAAAGCGATATCTACGCCGCCGCGGGGGCGGAACGCGATACGCCGCTCTGGCTGGTCAGCGGAGACGACCAACTGCAACAGTGGATCGCTCGCCACTACCCCGCCGCCGCGTATGCCTGCGTCAAACGGGCGATCTCCCAGCATGCCGCCGAATCATTAAGCCCGGAGGCGGCGCGCCGGATTATTCACCAGTCCGCCATGAACGCCGTGCAGACCGCGCATAAAAAAGTCGCGTCGCGCATTCAGGCTCCCTATCATCTTGAACTGATGACGGCAAAGCCGGTACTGGCGGATTTGTTTTGCCTGATCCCCGGCATCGTGCGGCAGGACGCCGTCACGGTAAGCTATAACGCGCAGGGCATGGCGGAGCTGATCAGTCTGTTAAGCGCCTTTTCCTATCTGGCGACGACGCAGAACTGA
- a CDS encoding ABC transporter permease subunit, protein MNLSSEPVAAAATLDENTIRSPWRDFARVFIRNPLALISGGFILLLVLVAIFASWLAPWNPMEPDWTALASPPSAAHWMGTDDLGRDVMSRIIYGARISLYIGIFSVTLGMLAGIVLGLLAGYYGRWIDMLIMRGADVLFAFPGMLLAIAVVAILGPGLNNVIIAVAVFSVPVFARIVRASTLSLKQAAYVEAVRCAGAPDRIVLMRHILPGTLPSVIVYFTMRIGTSILTAASLSFIGLGPEPDVPEWGNILAMSRSLMMAGAWHVSVFPGLAIFFTVLAFNLLGDALRDTLDPKLKS, encoded by the coding sequence ATGAACCTTTCTTCCGAGCCCGTAGCCGCCGCGGCAACGCTTGACGAAAATACCATCCGCTCGCCCTGGCGCGATTTCGCCCGGGTATTTATCCGCAACCCGCTGGCGCTGATCTCCGGCGGCTTTATTCTGCTGCTGGTTCTGGTGGCGATCTTCGCCTCCTGGCTGGCGCCGTGGAACCCGATGGAGCCGGACTGGACGGCCCTCGCCTCGCCGCCGTCGGCCGCCCACTGGATGGGAACGGACGACTTGGGGCGCGACGTGATGAGCCGGATTATTTACGGCGCGCGCATCTCGCTGTACATCGGTATCTTTTCCGTCACGCTGGGGATGCTGGCGGGCATCGTATTGGGCCTGCTGGCGGGATATTACGGCCGCTGGATTGATATGCTAATCATGCGCGGCGCCGACGTGCTGTTCGCCTTTCCCGGCATGCTGCTGGCGATAGCCGTGGTGGCGATCCTCGGGCCGGGCCTGAACAACGTCATTATCGCCGTCGCCGTATTCAGCGTACCGGTCTTCGCCCGCATCGTGCGTGCGTCCACCCTGTCGCTGAAACAAGCGGCCTACGTAGAAGCGGTGCGCTGCGCGGGCGCTCCGGACCGCATCGTGCTAATGCGTCACATTCTGCCGGGCACGCTGCCCAGCGTGATCGTCTATTTCACCATGCGCATCGGCACCAGCATTCTTACCGCCGCCAGCCTCAGCTTTATCGGCCTGGGGCCGGAACCGGACGTGCCGGAATGGGGCAACATTCTCGCCATGAGCCGTAGCCTGATGATGGCGGGGGCATGGCATGTCAGCGTCTTCCCCGGCCTGGCGATTTTCTTTACCGTACTGGCTTTCAACCTGCTGGGCGATGCGCTGCGCGATACGCTCGATCCCAAACTGAAAAGCTAA
- the slmA gene encoding nucleoid occlusion factor SlmA — protein MAEKGNTKRNRREEILQALAQMLESSDGSQRITTAKLAANVGVSEAALYRHFPSKTRMFDSLIEFIEDSLTTRINLILQDEKETFNRLRLILLLILGFAERNPGLTRILTGHALMFEQDRLQGRINQLFERIESQLRQVLREQKLRDGKGFQHDETLLASQLLAFCEGMLSRFIRSEFRYRPTQEFDTRWPLLAAQLH, from the coding sequence ATGGCAGAAAAAGGAAATACGAAACGGAATCGTCGCGAGGAAATTTTGCAGGCGCTGGCGCAAATGCTGGAATCCAGCGACGGCAGCCAACGCATTACCACAGCAAAACTGGCCGCGAACGTTGGGGTATCTGAAGCCGCGCTTTATCGGCACTTCCCCAGTAAAACGCGCATGTTCGACAGCCTGATCGAGTTTATCGAGGATAGCCTGACTACCCGCATTAATCTGATTCTGCAGGATGAAAAAGAGACGTTTAACCGTCTGCGCCTGATTTTATTGCTTATTCTGGGGTTTGCGGAACGTAACCCGGGTTTGACCCGCATTCTCACCGGGCACGCGCTGATGTTTGAGCAGGACCGTTTGCAGGGCCGCATCAATCAGTTATTTGAACGTATCGAATCGCAGTTGCGTCAGGTATTGCGCGAGCAGAAATTACGTGACGGCAAGGGTTTTCAGCACGATGAAACGCTGCTCGCCAGCCAACTGCTGGCATTTTGCGAAGGCATGCTCTCGCGGTTTATCCGATCGGAATTCCGCTATCGCCCCACGCAGGAATTCGATACCCGCTGGCCTCTGCTGGCCGCACAGCTGCACTGA
- a CDS encoding P1 family peptidase — translation MDCYQREQTALLLRRWRQHRRLGDPRCACGARNSISDVAGVRVGHVTLAAGENQTGVTAIQPVADNLFTRPLPCGAAILNGFAKPVGLIQIAELGLLQTPILLSNTLAVGTLFTALARDAIARNPELGRALPTVNPLVLECNDGWLNDIQALAVTENMAREALDGATADFARGSVGAGRGMSCFGLKGGIGTASRLIPELDATLGVLVLANFGTLAALTLDGVRIGEAIAPLLPTLAPQRDAGSIIIIMATDAPLNARQLGRIAKRAGAGLGRLGSYWGHGSGDIAVAFSTCPAPRPPPDDALDPLLSAAADATEHAVLDALLSAQAVTGFRGHHRPALPQVLDRLVQDFLE, via the coding sequence ATGGACTGCTATCAACGGGAACAGACGGCGCTGCTGCTGCGCCGCTGGCGGCAACATCGGCGGTTGGGCGACCCGCGCTGCGCCTGCGGCGCGCGAAACAGTATCAGCGACGTAGCCGGCGTGCGCGTCGGACACGTTACTCTGGCGGCGGGAGAAAATCAGACCGGCGTGACGGCGATTCAGCCCGTCGCCGACAACCTGTTTACCCGCCCGCTGCCCTGCGGAGCGGCGATATTAAACGGTTTCGCCAAACCCGTCGGGTTGATACAGATTGCCGAGCTCGGCCTGCTGCAGACGCCCATTCTGCTCAGCAATACGTTGGCGGTGGGAACGTTATTCACCGCCCTGGCGCGTGACGCCATCGCCCGCAACCCTGAGCTGGGCCGCGCCCTTCCCACCGTCAACCCGTTGGTGCTGGAATGCAACGACGGCTGGCTGAACGACATTCAGGCGCTGGCGGTGACCGAAAATATGGCGCGCGAGGCGCTGGACGGCGCGACGGCGGACTTTGCCCGCGGCAGCGTGGGCGCCGGCCGCGGCATGAGTTGCTTCGGATTAAAGGGCGGCATCGGCACCGCGTCGCGCCTGATCCCCGAGCTCGACGCCACGCTGGGCGTGCTGGTGCTGGCCAACTTCGGCACTCTCGCCGCGCTGACGCTGGACGGCGTGCGAATCGGCGAGGCCATTGCACCGCTATTGCCGACGCTGGCGCCCCAGCGGGACGCCGGTTCCATTATCATTATCATGGCAACGGACGCGCCGCTGAACGCCCGTCAGTTGGGCCGCATCGCCAAACGCGCCGGCGCCGGGCTGGGGCGACTGGGCAGCTACTGGGGGCACGGCTCCGGCGACATCGCCGTGGCGTTCTCCACCTGCCCGGCGCCGCGCCCGCCGCCGGACGACGCCCTTGATCCACTGCTGAGCGCCGCGGCGGACGCCACCGAACATGCGGTGTTGGATGCCTTGTTATCCGCGCAGGCCGTAACCGGTTTTCGCGGCCACCATCGTCCGGCATTGCCACAGGTACTGGATCGTCTGGTACAGGATTTCTTGGAGTAA
- a CDS encoding ABC transporter permease subunit: protein MFAYIIRRLLEMIPVLLVVSLLVFGFIKLLPGDPARIYAGADATIEAVEAARQQLGLNDPLPQQYVNWLGGLLKGDLGVTYRTQQPVIEAIGKSFMPTMWLALAGFAWSVALGLVIGVVSALRRGKWQDWTLMSFAVGGISMPPFWLGLLLIQFVAMPFGVFSVSGFNQPSDIILPALTLGASVAAVMARFTRSAFLEVAQEDYVRTARAKGLRNRLITWKHVMRNALIPVITMLGLQFGFLLGGSIVVESVFSWPGLGWLLIESIKTQDQPVIQALVMLFVFEFIVINLLVDLLYALVNPAIRLR from the coding sequence ATGTTTGCTTATATCATCCGACGTTTGCTGGAAATGATCCCGGTTCTGCTGGTGGTCTCCCTGTTGGTGTTCGGTTTTATCAAACTGCTGCCGGGCGACCCGGCGCGCATATACGCCGGCGCGGATGCGACCATTGAAGCCGTTGAAGCGGCGCGCCAGCAGTTGGGCCTGAACGATCCGCTGCCGCAGCAGTACGTCAACTGGCTCGGCGGCCTGCTCAAAGGGGACCTGGGAGTGACTTACCGCACCCAGCAACCGGTTATCGAGGCGATCGGCAAGAGTTTTATGCCCACCATGTGGCTGGCGCTGGCCGGGTTCGCCTGGTCGGTGGCGCTGGGGCTGGTGATTGGCGTGGTCTCCGCGCTGCGGCGCGGCAAATGGCAGGACTGGACTCTGATGAGCTTCGCCGTCGGCGGGATCTCCATGCCGCCCTTCTGGCTGGGCCTGCTGCTGATTCAGTTTGTGGCGATGCCGTTCGGGGTCTTTTCCGTCAGCGGCTTTAACCAGCCCAGCGATATCATTCTGCCCGCGCTCACGCTGGGCGCCTCGGTGGCCGCCGTTATGGCGCGCTTTACCCGCTCGGCCTTTCTGGAGGTAGCGCAGGAGGACTACGTGCGCACCGCCCGCGCCAAAGGGCTGCGCAACCGGCTGATCACCTGGAAACATGTGATGCGCAACGCCCTTATCCCGGTGATCACCATGCTGGGATTGCAGTTCGGCTTCCTGCTCGGCGGCTCCATCGTGGTGGAAAGCGTATTTAGCTGGCCGGGCCTGGGCTGGCTGCTGATCGAATCCATCAAAACGCAGGACCAGCCGGTTATTCAGGCGCTGGTGATGCTGTTCGTTTTTGAATTTATCGTCATTAACCTGTTGGTGGACCTGCTCTACGCGTTGGTCAATCCGGCGATTCGCTTACGTTAG